The following are encoded together in the Desulfococcus multivorans genome:
- a CDS encoding lytic transglycosylase domain-containing protein, with amino-acid sequence MNIRQAFLAMTTWIFLAAPGLAAETPLKISEVSLFPTNLADIRISPPLDFCGEPVPLDDPDILENLEKELLLTIWNRPQFILYVKRSARYMPFIEKMLRENHMPEDLKYVAIAESALLPHIGSSAGAVGYWQFIKWTGQKYGLRIDNDIDERRNIFASTRAAIRYFKKLYGDFGSWTLAAASYNMGEAGLNRRIAEQNTRNYYHLYLPLETQRYIFRILAIKLVLSDLSKYGFDLSPSDLYPPVAFDRVRLDITSDVPVRTIADAAGTYFKKIKDLNPEIRGNRLVQGNHVILVPKGASKGFAQRFNTLLAQQKAARAAMKKEIYVVKAGDTLTLIAESLNIPLRDLLEWNQLRYNSTIHPGQRLLVMR; translated from the coding sequence ATGAATATCAGACAAGCGTTTCTGGCAATGACAACCTGGATTTTCCTCGCGGCTCCCGGACTCGCGGCAGAGACGCCCCTGAAAATCTCAGAGGTCTCCCTGTTTCCCACCAACCTCGCGGACATCCGGATTTCACCGCCTCTCGACTTCTGCGGTGAGCCCGTGCCGCTGGACGACCCGGACATCCTGGAAAATCTGGAGAAGGAATTGCTGCTCACGATCTGGAACCGGCCGCAGTTCATTCTCTACGTCAAGCGTTCGGCCCGCTACATGCCTTTCATCGAAAAGATGCTCCGGGAAAACCACATGCCCGAGGACCTGAAATATGTCGCCATTGCCGAGAGCGCACTGCTTCCCCACATCGGGTCCTCGGCCGGCGCCGTCGGCTACTGGCAGTTCATCAAGTGGACGGGGCAAAAATACGGGCTCAGAATCGACAATGACATCGATGAACGCCGGAACATCTTCGCCTCGACCCGGGCGGCCATTCGCTATTTCAAAAAATTGTATGGGGACTTTGGTTCATGGACGCTTGCCGCAGCATCCTATAACATGGGCGAGGCGGGGCTCAATCGACGAATCGCGGAACAAAACACGCGCAACTACTACCATCTCTATCTTCCCCTGGAGACCCAACGTTACATATTCAGAATTCTCGCCATCAAGCTGGTGCTCTCAGACCTGTCCAAATACGGTTTCGATCTTTCTCCGTCGGATCTCTACCCACCGGTGGCGTTTGATCGAGTTCGTCTCGACATCACCAGCGACGTCCCTGTTCGGACCATTGCCGACGCCGCCGGCACCTATTTCAAGAAGATCAAGGATCTCAATCCGGAAATCCGCGGCAACCGCCTGGTTCAGGGAAACCATGTCATACTGGTCCCCAAGGGTGCTTCGAAGGGTTTTGCCCAACGCTTCAACACCCTTCTCGCCCAACAGAAAGCGGCCCGGGCGGCCATGAAAAAAGAGATTTACGTCGTGAAAGCGGGCGACACCCTCACCCTGATCGCCGAAAGCCTGAACATTCCTTTAAGGGATCTGCTCGAGTGGAACCAGCTGCGATACAACAGCACCATTCATCCGGGCCAGCGCCTCCTCGTCATGCGTTGA
- a CDS encoding 2Fe-2S iron-sulfur cluster-binding protein — MINFVINDRRISVEKQTSVLEAARANGVDIPALCFHPALRPSGSCKLCVVEIIGHPDMANIPTTMLSCILKVKDGIVITTESDQVQEARIKAFRNLLQMAPQSKPIRQMAERYNVPLGPAPDGCIRCRLCVRICKDIVGAGALKMEKRNGTHYVVPVEGRCIGCGTCANICPTGAIKVEDQDNMRIISIRDEIIVRHPLATCEACGKRFATTKFLAYIEQRTEPHPHTKEEHRYCPTCAKLFSNQIKTFSRPAKR; from the coding sequence ATGATCAATTTTGTAATCAACGACCGGCGTATTTCGGTGGAAAAGCAAACATCCGTGCTTGAGGCTGCGAGGGCTAACGGTGTGGATATCCCCGCGCTGTGCTTTCACCCTGCCCTTAGACCCTCGGGATCCTGCAAACTCTGCGTGGTCGAGATCATCGGCCACCCCGACATGGCGAATATTCCGACCACCATGCTTTCGTGCATTCTCAAGGTCAAGGATGGTATTGTCATCACAACTGAAAGCGATCAAGTCCAGGAAGCCCGCATCAAGGCGTTCAGAAACCTTCTCCAGATGGCGCCGCAATCCAAACCAATTCGACAGATGGCTGAACGGTACAACGTCCCCCTGGGGCCTGCCCCGGACGGGTGCATCCGTTGTCGTCTGTGTGTCCGGATATGCAAAGATATCGTGGGGGCCGGCGCACTGAAAATGGAAAAACGAAACGGAACCCATTATGTCGTCCCTGTCGAAGGACGCTGTATCGGGTGCGGCACCTGTGCCAATATCTGTCCCACAGGGGCCATCAAGGTTGAGGATCAGGATAATATGCGTATCATCAGCATCCGGGATGAGATTATCGTTCGTCATCCCCTTGCCACCTGCGAAGCCTGCGGTAAGCGTTTTGCCACCACCAAATTCCTGGCATACATCGAACAACGGACCGAGCCGCATCCCCATACCAAGGAAGAGCACCGCTATTGTCCGACCTGTGCTAAACTGTTTTCCAATCAGATCAAAACCTTTTCCAGACCTGCCAAACGATAG
- a CDS encoding FAD-dependent oxidoreductase → MANQSCTVAACPVNDAVTRLNEALGSGRIVHPRSRRIAEEILELLNDVAWGRAGKDHIPAIQDLAAELVDLDHSPASVEVGRSIQEDLSRHREVFISHVETHNCATGACVKLAPAPCQMACPAGIDVPTYVTLIGMGKDAEAIEVIRRDNPFPWVCGLICTRPCEYMCVRGRIDTPISIKFLKAFAAERAMSDGNYVNPSKEPDKGKKICVVGAGPGGMSCAYYLALKGYAVTVIEALPSAGGMIFVGIPRYRLPREVIDRETAMLEELGVEFRFNTRLGRDVTFPDLREEGFDAFFIAVGAHAAYKLNIPGETDYQVTDAIDLLRRVALGDRRKPGRRVVVIGGGNVAIDAARTCLRLGCEEVTIAYRRTRNEMPADIEEVEQAEEEGVIFSFLTVPIEVEGKNDKPTGLRCLRAKLVAREGSSRMSPVPVEGSDFVMSADVVIGAIGQRVEQSCLADLTDMHWTRRSTIDVNMVSMETSIPGVFAAGDAVTGPATVIEAIGGGKRAALAIDRYLSGIPQPKMPPVPVRRARVEHLEVPATTKMILKRPEMPLLNLDRRRTTFQQVELGYPENAVREEARRCLRCDICRRCGECVEVCRDKMKVNALQMGYFDFDHPVETDFRVTQDRCILCGACANNCPNNAMQMKDVNGERVLSLCGTVLNRKKILHCEECGAVLGTRKYIEYIRRRIGPVGKVLDKRLLCDVCLRKNTATANVEILSSSKEV, encoded by the coding sequence ATGGCGAATCAAAGCTGCACCGTGGCGGCCTGTCCGGTAAACGACGCCGTCACTCGCCTGAACGAGGCCCTCGGATCGGGCCGGATCGTTCATCCCCGAAGTCGTCGTATCGCGGAGGAGATTCTGGAACTCCTCAACGACGTGGCCTGGGGGCGAGCGGGAAAGGACCATATCCCGGCCATTCAGGACCTGGCCGCGGAGCTGGTGGATCTTGATCATTCGCCGGCCTCGGTTGAGGTCGGCCGTTCGATTCAGGAGGATCTATCGCGACACCGGGAGGTGTTCATCAGCCATGTGGAGACCCACAACTGCGCCACGGGCGCCTGCGTCAAGCTGGCGCCGGCGCCCTGCCAGATGGCTTGCCCCGCGGGCATCGACGTTCCCACCTATGTGACCCTCATCGGTATGGGAAAAGACGCAGAGGCCATCGAGGTCATCCGACGGGACAACCCCTTTCCCTGGGTCTGCGGCCTCATCTGTACCCGCCCCTGCGAATACATGTGCGTCAGGGGGCGAATCGACACCCCGATTTCCATCAAATTTCTCAAAGCCTTCGCGGCCGAGCGGGCCATGTCCGACGGCAATTACGTCAACCCGTCGAAGGAACCCGATAAAGGCAAAAAGATCTGCGTCGTCGGCGCCGGACCGGGCGGCATGAGCTGCGCATACTATCTGGCCCTCAAAGGATACGCGGTCACCGTCATCGAGGCCCTCCCGTCGGCCGGCGGGATGATCTTCGTCGGCATTCCCCGATACCGTCTTCCCCGGGAGGTCATCGACCGGGAAACGGCCATGCTCGAGGAACTCGGGGTCGAATTCCGGTTCAATACGCGATTGGGGCGGGACGTCACCTTCCCGGACCTCCGGGAAGAGGGATTCGATGCATTTTTCATCGCCGTCGGCGCGCATGCCGCATACAAGCTCAACATCCCGGGCGAAACCGACTATCAGGTGACCGACGCCATCGACCTCCTGCGCCGGGTGGCTCTGGGTGACCGCCGCAAACCCGGCAGACGCGTCGTCGTCATCGGCGGCGGCAACGTGGCCATCGATGCGGCCCGGACCTGTCTGCGGCTGGGATGTGAAGAGGTGACTATCGCCTATCGCCGGACCCGGAACGAAATGCCCGCCGACATCGAGGAGGTGGAGCAGGCCGAGGAAGAGGGGGTCATTTTTTCTTTTCTCACGGTGCCGATCGAGGTGGAGGGCAAAAACGACAAGCCCACCGGGCTTCGGTGCCTCCGGGCCAAGCTGGTGGCCCGGGAAGGCAGCTCGCGCATGTCGCCGGTGCCTGTCGAAGGCAGCGATTTCGTCATGTCGGCGGACGTTGTCATCGGCGCCATCGGCCAACGCGTGGAGCAGTCGTGTCTGGCGGATCTCACCGATATGCACTGGACCCGCCGCAGCACCATCGACGTCAACATGGTCAGCATGGAGACATCGATTCCCGGCGTCTTTGCGGCGGGGGACGCCGTGACCGGTCCCGCCACCGTTATCGAGGCCATCGGCGGCGGAAAACGCGCCGCACTGGCCATCGACCGCTATCTGTCGGGAATTCCGCAGCCCAAAATGCCGCCGGTTCCGGTCCGCCGCGCTCGGGTGGAGCACCTGGAGGTGCCGGCGACGACGAAGATGATCCTGAAGCGGCCCGAGATGCCCCTGCTCAACCTGGATCGCCGTCGCACCACCTTTCAGCAGGTGGAACTGGGATACCCCGAAAACGCGGTCCGGGAGGAGGCCCGTCGTTGCCTGCGGTGCGATATCTGCCGGCGATGCGGCGAGTGCGTCGAGGTCTGCCGGGACAAAATGAAGGTGAACGCCCTCCAGATGGGCTATTTCGACTTCGATCACCCCGTGGAGACCGACTTCAGGGTGACCCAGGATCGCTGCATTCTCTGCGGGGCATGCGCCAACAACTGCCCCAACAACGCCATGCAGATGAAAGACGTCAACGGCGAGCGGGTATTGTCCCTCTGCGGAACGGTGCTCAACCGGAAAAAGATTCTTCATTGCGAGGAATGCGGTGCCGTTCTGGGCACCCGGAAATATATCGAATATATCCGCCGTCGCATCGGCCCCGTCGGCAAGGTCCTCGACAAACGACTGCTGTGCGATGTCTGCCTGAGAAAAAACACGGCAACCGCCAACGTGGAAATCCTTTCCTCTTCCAAGGAGGTGTAA
- a CDS encoding peroxiredoxin, giving the protein MSILVAKPAPHFTAPAVMPDGIIRDDFKLSEYRGKYVVLFFWPLDFTFVCPTEIIAHDHRIDAFHERNAEVIGISIDSQFTHFAWRNTSVDDGGIGAVQFPIVADVKHEITRQYGVEHPEAGVALRASFLIDRDGIVQHQVVNNLPLGRNVDEMLRILDALQFTEAHGEVCPAGWRKGDMGMTPSAEGVASYLSTKADKL; this is encoded by the coding sequence ATGAGTATATTGGTCGCAAAACCCGCTCCCCACTTTACGGCGCCGGCGGTCATGCCCGACGGTATCATCCGGGACGATTTCAAGTTGAGCGAATACCGGGGAAAATATGTCGTTCTTTTTTTCTGGCCACTCGATTTTACCTTTGTCTGCCCTACGGAAATCATTGCCCACGACCACAGGATAGACGCATTCCATGAGCGCAACGCCGAAGTGATCGGCATATCCATCGACAGCCAGTTCACCCACTTCGCGTGGCGAAACACCTCCGTCGACGACGGCGGCATCGGTGCGGTCCAATTCCCCATCGTCGCCGATGTCAAGCATGAGATCACCCGGCAATACGGGGTGGAGCATCCCGAAGCCGGTGTTGCCCTCAGGGCCTCTTTTCTCATCGACCGGGACGGCATCGTTCAACATCAGGTGGTCAATAATCTGCCCCTGGGGCGAAACGTCGATGAAATGCTGAGAATCCTGGATGCGCTCCAGTTCACCGAGGCGCACGGGGAGGTCTGCCCTGCGGGATGGCGCAAGGGAGATATGGGAATGACGCCCTCTGCGGAGGGTGTGGCGTCATACCTCTCCACCAAGGCCGATAAGCTGTAA
- a CDS encoding 4Fe-4S dicluster domain-containing protein, whose translation MSKYYLFQDTHKCIGCHACEVQCKTHKSLPVGPRLCQVLTVGPKLIGDLPKASYIFMPCFHCENPWCVAACPTGAMQKREKDGIVFVDNNLCVGCKTCISACPWGAPQWNPELGKVVKCDYCMDRIDRGLKPACVTICTTGCLHFGKAEETTQIRRERHARHVAALDQE comes from the coding sequence ATGAGCAAATACTATCTGTTTCAAGACACCCACAAATGCATTGGCTGTCATGCCTGCGAAGTGCAGTGCAAAACCCATAAATCCCTGCCCGTCGGACCGAGGCTGTGCCAGGTGCTGACCGTCGGACCCAAACTTATCGGCGACCTCCCCAAGGCTTCCTATATCTTCATGCCCTGTTTCCATTGTGAAAACCCCTGGTGCGTAGCGGCCTGTCCCACCGGCGCCATGCAGAAACGGGAAAAGGACGGCATCGTGTTTGTGGACAACAACCTCTGCGTGGGATGCAAAACCTGTATTTCGGCCTGTCCGTGGGGCGCCCCTCAATGGAATCCGGAATTGGGTAAGGTGGTCAAGTGCGACTACTGTATGGACCGGATCGATCGCGGTCTCAAACCGGCTTGCGTCACCATCTGCACCACCGGATGCCTCCATTTCGGCAAGGCCGAGGAAACGACGCAGATCCGTCGGGAGCGACACGCCCGTCATGTGGCCGCTCTGGACCAGGAATAG
- a CDS encoding sulfite exporter TauE/SafE family protein: protein MMQKKLASFLVIVVICLTVGLPLLTATAAHADKLADAIAAAPIGTGAGQIDPSKSSGFLGIPGAPDPGMIMCFLWAIWVGWIFSTVGAFGGVMAGVGHITIYGLGAYAKTFKDTASPLNKLMTDSIRVSNQWLVGLSALVSTVNYGRQKRLVTSLGFFLGIGALFATLMVVYGTAGKVSFSQYQGWFGLCVFLIAAFMIYEMSPKGQSNKKAAKEAVKAFEETVKCKGDICEQGVETLKWSLARTEISFFGQKFTFSPIWAFVGGFLISALASFIGVGGGFLYVPFLTSVVGLPMFVVAGTSALAVLIGMIFSIFQFMVMKGIPVYWPMIGVELIGIFVGSMIGPRTGKYIPEKVLKWIFLVLAFYIGLRYTLRGFFGISLL from the coding sequence ATGATGCAAAAAAAACTGGCCTCGTTTTTGGTGATTGTCGTGATATGTCTGACGGTGGGACTTCCGCTTTTGACGGCGACGGCGGCTCATGCCGACAAACTGGCGGACGCCATCGCCGCAGCCCCGATCGGAACTGGAGCCGGACAGATCGATCCCAGCAAATCTTCGGGATTTCTTGGCATTCCCGGCGCGCCCGATCCCGGTATGATCATGTGTTTCCTGTGGGCCATCTGGGTGGGCTGGATTTTCTCGACGGTGGGCGCCTTCGGCGGCGTCATGGCCGGCGTCGGCCATATCACCATCTACGGTCTGGGCGCCTATGCCAAGACCTTCAAGGATACCGCAAGCCCCCTCAACAAGTTGATGACCGATTCCATCCGGGTTTCCAACCAGTGGCTGGTGGGGCTTTCGGCCTTGGTCTCCACCGTCAATTATGGTCGCCAGAAACGCCTGGTGACCTCCCTCGGCTTTTTTCTGGGCATCGGCGCCTTGTTCGCAACCCTGATGGTCGTCTACGGGACCGCCGGAAAGGTCAGTTTCTCCCAGTACCAGGGATGGTTCGGGCTCTGTGTGTTTTTGATCGCAGCCTTCATGATCTATGAAATGAGCCCCAAGGGTCAGTCCAACAAGAAAGCCGCCAAAGAGGCCGTCAAGGCCTTCGAGGAAACCGTCAAGTGCAAGGGCGACATCTGTGAGCAGGGTGTCGAGACCCTGAAATGGAGCCTTGCCAGAACCGAAATCTCCTTTTTCGGGCAGAAATTCACCTTCAGCCCCATCTGGGCCTTCGTGGGTGGTTTTCTCATCTCCGCGCTGGCTTCCTTCATCGGCGTGGGCGGCGGCTTCCTTTACGTCCCCTTTCTGACCAGCGTGGTGGGCCTCCCCATGTTCGTGGTTGCCGGGACATCGGCCCTGGCGGTTCTCATCGGCATGATTTTCTCCATCTTCCAGTTCATGGTGATGAAGGGTATCCCGGTCTATTGGCCCATGATCGGCGTCGAGCTCATCGGCATCTTCGTGGGCTCCATGATCGGCCCCCGAACCGGCAAGTACATTCCTGAAAAAGTGCTCAAGTGGATCTTCCTCGTGCTCGCTTTCTACATCGGGCTGCGCTACACCCTGAGAGGCTTTTTCGGCATCTCGCTGCTGTAA